The proteins below are encoded in one region of Methanosarcina barkeri 3:
- a CDS encoding metal-dependent hydrolase translates to MLLFGHIGVTLGIFFGLGIFVPRIRTIIDPRYLAIGALLPDLIDKPLGRVIFASTFENGRIIGHTLLLFFVLFLIGLYLYNKKRDIKVLSLASGSFFHLMEDQMWAKPATLFWPFLGLSFPKDHSDYTGIEYLSNMLEKSFELEFSRAFIPEIIGMVVIVILTLYWLIKRYRQSKL, encoded by the coding sequence ATGCTTCTTTTTGGACATATTGGGGTTACATTAGGGATATTTTTTGGACTTGGAATTTTTGTACCACGGATAAGAACTATCATAGATCCAAGATATCTGGCTATTGGAGCTCTTCTTCCTGACTTAATAGATAAACCTCTAGGCAGAGTTATCTTTGCTTCTACGTTTGAAAATGGACGTATTATAGGGCATACCTTATTGTTATTCTTTGTTCTTTTCCTGATAGGTTTGTACTTGTATAATAAAAAAAGAGATATCAAAGTTCTCTCCCTTGCTTCAGGGTCATTTTTTCACCTTATGGAAGACCAGATGTGGGCAAAACCTGCAACTTTATTTTGGCCATTCCTCGGATTAAGTTTTCCTAAAGATCACTCTGACTACACAGGAATAGAATATTTATCCAATATGTTAGAAAAGTCTTTTGAGCTTGAGTTCTCGCGTGCTTTCATTCCTGAAATTATAGGAATGGTAGTTATAGTTATTTTGACTTTATACTGGTTAATAAAAAGATATAGACAAAGTAAACTTTAA
- a CDS encoding pyruvate kinase alpha/beta domain-containing protein — protein MRVFERPGPVNTDEVVNFVREKSNLVEYIVVASITGESAVKIARNITNKTIICVTCPQGMYWEIDQMEKDVFSDIPELEDIKNNWVQEGLHRVPMNITEKNRVVLDQLDVKIVKGTIPFFGPSFSMRLHLHQVTSLDIIAKTLELISPGTLVCLESVLMSTDAGVIPEGELVLACAGTERGLDTAWIMRSCASANMFHPSKGFRFVELLAKPGIALQPDINIEYLR, from the coding sequence ATGCGAGTTTTTGAAAGACCTGGACCAGTTAACACAGATGAGGTTGTTAACTTTGTTAGAGAAAAATCAAATCTTGTAGAATATATTGTTGTTGCTTCCATAACTGGAGAAAGTGCTGTAAAAATTGCCCGAAATATTACCAATAAGACCATAATTTGTGTTACCTGTCCTCAGGGTATGTATTGGGAAATAGATCAAATGGAAAAAGATGTTTTTAGTGATATTCCTGAGCTGGAGGATATAAAAAATAACTGGGTACAGGAGGGATTACACCGTGTTCCGATGAACATTACCGAAAAAAACAGAGTTGTACTGGATCAACTTGATGTAAAAATAGTTAAGGGAACAATTCCTTTTTTCGGACCTAGTTTTTCTATGAGATTGCATCTCCACCAGGTCACATCCCTCGATATTATAGCAAAAACACTTGAACTAATTTCTCCGGGGACTCTAGTGTGCTTAGAAAGTGTATTGATGTCAACTGACGCTGGAGTTATTCCTGAAGGAGAGCTTGTGCTAGCATGTGCAGGTACCGAGAGAGGGCTCGATACTGCATGGATAATGAGAAGTTGTGCCTCGGCAAATATGTTTCACCCCTCAAAAGGGTTCAGGTTTGTTGAGTTACTGGCAAAGCCTGGAATTGCTTTGCAACCTGATATAAATATTGAATATTTGAGATAA
- a CDS encoding PhzF family phenazine biosynthesis protein, whose amino-acid sequence MRIYQVDAFTEKPFSGNPAGICVLNEKPEEKLMQNIAREMNLSETAFLVKEGEKYNLRWFTPNAEVDLCGHATLASAHILWEKGYLRKDIEAKFSTKSGLLTAKMSDGWIELNFPALPEEKTEPSVELLEALGTQATYVGKNKFDYLVEVESEEIVTTMKPDFMKLLKLPTRGVIVTSRAKEYDFVSRFFAPQIGVLEDPVTGSAHCCLGPYWQKKLNKDEFIASQASKRGGILRVKLAGDRVLIVGKAVTVLEGELLI is encoded by the coding sequence ATGAGGATCTACCAGGTAGACGCATTCACAGAAAAACCGTTTTCGGGAAATCCAGCAGGAATATGTGTTCTAAATGAGAAGCCGGAAGAGAAACTAATGCAGAACATAGCTCGTGAGATGAACCTGTCTGAGACTGCGTTTCTTGTTAAAGAAGGTGAGAAGTACAATCTGAGATGGTTTACCCCAAACGCAGAAGTCGATCTGTGCGGACATGCAACATTAGCAAGTGCTCACATTCTATGGGAAAAAGGATACTTAAGAAAGGACATAGAGGCAAAGTTCAGCACAAAAAGCGGTTTATTGACAGCAAAAATGAGTGATGGATGGATTGAACTAAATTTTCCGGCACTACCTGAAGAAAAAACAGAACCTTCAGTAGAGTTATTGGAAGCGCTTGGAACTCAAGCAACCTACGTTGGGAAGAATAAGTTTGATTATCTGGTAGAAGTTGAGTCGGAAGAGATAGTCACAACGATGAAGCCAGATTTCATGAAACTTTTGAAATTGCCGACAAGAGGAGTAATTGTTACAAGCAGAGCCAAGGAGTATGACTTTGTGTCAAGATTTTTTGCGCCGCAAATAGGTGTATTGGAAGATCCAGTTACAGGATCGGCTCACTGCTGTTTGGGACCCTACTGGCAAAAAAAGCTGAACAAAGATGAGTTTATTGCATCCCAAGCTTCGAAACGCGGAGGTATCCTGAGAGTAAAACTTGCCGGTGACAGGGTTTTAATTGTAGGAAAAGCAGTAACAGTGCTGGAAGGAGAACTATTGATATAA
- a CDS encoding bifunctional 2-polyprenyl-6-hydroxyphenol methylase/3-demethylubiquinol 3-O-methyltransferase UbiG: protein MRVDSINHWDIAAETYSEENNQGRNFHSQIYLAAVNELLGNVKGKRVLDAGCGDGFFSLELARKGALVKAVDGSDAMLNIAKRKHVHHNLQYYNMNLTRKLTFEDRFFDIVVANMLLMDIPEINSFVSEVARVLKKPGTFIFSVTHPCFFLSDWEENKNNIKVYKKIGNYLDERVEELNFWGKTLHYHRPLSRYIEAVEKAGMYVSSLREPVPSRESIELYPEQEYHYRIPSFLVMRAKSIEASDFT from the coding sequence ATGAGAGTAGATAGTATAAACCACTGGGATATTGCTGCTGAAACTTATAGTGAAGAAAACAATCAGGGAAGAAATTTTCATTCTCAAATATACCTGGCTGCTGTCAATGAGTTATTAGGAAATGTAAAAGGAAAACGTGTTCTCGATGCAGGATGCGGTGACGGCTTCTTTTCGTTAGAACTTGCACGAAAAGGAGCGTTAGTTAAAGCTGTTGACGGTTCAGATGCTATGTTAAACATAGCAAAACGCAAGCATGTCCACCATAATCTTCAATATTACAATATGAACTTGACCAGGAAGTTAACTTTTGAAGATAGGTTCTTTGACATTGTTGTGGCCAATATGTTACTGATGGATATTCCTGAGATTAACTCATTTGTTTCTGAAGTAGCCAGAGTATTAAAAAAGCCTGGAACTTTTATTTTCTCAGTAACACATCCATGCTTCTTTTTAAGTGATTGGGAGGAAAACAAAAATAACATTAAAGTGTATAAAAAAATTGGGAACTATCTGGATGAAAGAGTAGAAGAACTAAACTTTTGGGGCAAAACACTACATTATCATAGACCTTTATCAAGGTACATAGAAGCAGTTGAAAAAGCAGGAATGTACGTAAGTTCACTTAGAGAACCAGTCCCTTCAAGAGAGTCAATAGAACTGTACCCTGAACAGGAGTATCATTATAGAATTCCCTCATTTTTAGTGATGAGGGCAAAATCGATAGAAGCTTCTGACTTTACCTAA
- a CDS encoding GNAT family N-acetyltransferase: MEVYGGLQFERFTEEDVDILTPVMKSAFDEDTQRHLNKPTGGPDGYDNGDFLRKYALNPASQAYKISKDDKPIGAVIVWIRENNVNFLGNIFIDPKLQDKGLGLIIWKFIESKYPDAVKWYTDTPGFSRRNHNFYVNKCGFKIVKIKNPRDKYNGTYILEKQMK, encoded by the coding sequence ATGGAAGTATATGGTGGTCTTCAGTTTGAAAGGTTTACGGAAGAGGATGTTGATATCCTTACACCCGTAATGAAAAGTGCGTTTGATGAGGATACTCAAAGGCATTTGAATAAGCCAACCGGGGGTCCTGATGGCTATGATAACGGAGATTTTCTACGCAAATATGCTCTAAATCCTGCTTCTCAAGCATATAAAATTTCTAAAGACGATAAACCTATCGGTGCTGTAATAGTCTGGATAAGAGAAAATAATGTAAACTTCTTAGGGAATATTTTTATTGATCCGAAGTTACAGGATAAAGGACTGGGGTTGATAATTTGGAAATTCATAGAATCAAAATATCCCGATGCTGTAAAATGGTACACAGATACGCCAGGTTTTTCCAGAAGAAACCATAATTTTTACGTAAATAAATGTGGATTTAAGATTGTAAAAATCAAAAATCCCAGAGACAAATACAATGGAACTTATATTCTGGAAAAGCAGATGAAATAA
- a CDS encoding GrpB family protein, whose product MDVKMKGIVRVVPYDHEWKNEFLKIKAMIVDCAGDLIVGVEHVGSTAVEGLASKPIIDIDVVIDSYDVFPAVKDRLSKTGFEHEGNLGVEGREAFKRTFMDDFMPYHMYVCPKDGKGYLEHIAFRDYLRDHPEAVKAYGELKVRLAEQFRTDITSYVNAKHEFVQSILRNVNKK is encoded by the coding sequence ATGGATGTAAAAATGAAAGGCATCGTAAGAGTTGTACCATACGATCACGAGTGGAAAAACGAATTTTTGAAAATAAAAGCAATGATCGTTGATTGCGCCGGTGACCTTATAGTTGGTGTTGAGCATGTCGGAAGCACAGCAGTTGAAGGTCTTGCTTCAAAACCTATTATTGACATTGACGTAGTCATTGATTCATATGATGTTTTTCCGGCTGTAAAAGACAGACTTTCAAAGACAGGATTTGAACACGAAGGAAATCTGGGTGTTGAAGGCAGAGAGGCTTTTAAAAGAACCTTTATGGACGATTTCATGCCTTACCACATGTACGTATGTCCAAAAGACGGTAAAGGTTATCTTGAGCATATAGCTTTTCGCGATTACTTAAGGGATCATCCGGAAGCTGTGAAAGCTTATGGGGAACTCAAAGTGAGATTAGCTGAACAGTTCAGAACTGACATTACATCTTATGTAAATGCTAAGCACGAATTTGTACAAAGCATCCTTAGGAATGTAAATAAAAAATAA
- a CDS encoding class I SAM-dependent methyltransferase encodes METDYNELAKKYDLTRKENIDTINRFFENISFYEGTNILDFGCGTGNFTCALKRITNANVYGVEPADEMRQRAIDKSEDIVFKKGNHEKIPFRDNFFDFIYMTDVIHHIPDIGVMFKELNRVLKQGGSLCIVTESHKQIESRFWVKYFPTIVEVEKKRYPDIPEIIECASNNGFMISMKDVTDIDYKHVISQKFLILVENKGYSMFHLISENDYECGLADLRNDYNKQIEIEYNHGETLLWLKKSFKDFEILSVPDLLDSIS; translated from the coding sequence GTGGAAACTGATTATAACGAACTGGCAAAAAAGTATGATTTAACAAGAAAAGAGAACATAGACACAATAAATCGATTTTTCGAAAATATTTCTTTTTATGAAGGAACAAACATACTTGATTTTGGTTGTGGAACTGGGAATTTCACCTGTGCTCTGAAGCGGATAACAAACGCTAATGTGTATGGGGTTGAACCGGCTGATGAGATGAGACAAAGAGCCATTGACAAAAGTGAGGATATCGTTTTCAAAAAAGGCAACCATGAAAAAATACCATTTAGGGACAACTTTTTCGACTTTATATATATGACTGATGTAATACATCATATACCGGACATTGGTGTAATGTTTAAAGAGCTGAATAGAGTACTTAAACAGGGCGGCTCTCTCTGTATTGTTACCGAATCCCATAAACAAATAGAATCGAGGTTCTGGGTAAAATATTTTCCAACAATTGTAGAAGTGGAAAAGAAAAGATATCCAGATATTCCTGAAATTATAGAATGTGCAAGTAATAACGGTTTTATGATCTCTATGAAAGACGTTACAGATATAGATTATAAGCACGTAATCTCTCAAAAATTTTTAATATTAGTAGAAAATAAAGGATATTCTATGTTTCATTTAATCAGTGAAAACGACTATGAATGTGGTCTTGCCGATTTAAGAAATGATTATAATAAACAAATTGAAATTGAGTACAACCACGGAGAGACACTTCTGTGGTTAAAAAAATCGTTTAAGGATTTTGAAATTCTGTCAGTTCCTGACTTATTGGATTCGATCAGCTAA
- a CDS encoding class I SAM-dependent methyltransferase — protein sequence MFVKKLMHNKESYISDVLDYYSSYDEEARLCKSNVHKTEYLTTIHYFDKIISPGSKILDLSAGTGKYSFYLANKGHIVTAGDVVPRFIDIIEEKNKNSAVKVNTYLGDARNLVHFNSNIFDVVLCMGPLYHLKEKADRKETIKECLRVLKKGGICAFAYINRFASYVLELNRKDRSAEWKTLDDIINNGCSPDEKMRSFYFSYPQEIESLMSEHNIEKVFHIGVDGIGYQVAAKICDMKKEEYDLWWAHHLTTCENESLLGYSLHGLFIGRKKTNS from the coding sequence ATGTTTGTCAAAAAATTGATGCATAATAAGGAGAGCTACATAAGTGATGTGCTTGATTATTATAGCAGCTACGATGAAGAAGCAAGATTATGCAAAAGTAATGTACATAAGACTGAATACTTAACGACAATTCATTATTTTGATAAAATTATCTCACCTGGCTCGAAAATATTGGATTTAAGTGCTGGTACAGGAAAATATTCATTTTATTTAGCGAATAAGGGTCATATTGTAACGGCAGGAGACGTAGTTCCCAGGTTTATTGATATAATTGAAGAAAAAAATAAAAATTCAGCAGTGAAAGTTAATACTTATTTAGGAGATGCTAGGAACTTAGTTCATTTCAATTCGAATATTTTCGATGTAGTTCTGTGTATGGGGCCATTATACCACCTGAAGGAAAAGGCAGATAGGAAGGAGACTATCAAAGAATGCCTTCGGGTGTTAAAAAAGGGAGGAATCTGTGCTTTTGCGTATATTAACAGATTTGCCTCATATGTGCTCGAACTTAACAGGAAGGACAGATCAGCAGAATGGAAAACATTAGATGATATAATAAACAATGGTTGTAGCCCAGATGAAAAAATGCGCAGTTTTTATTTTTCATACCCTCAGGAAATTGAAAGTTTAATGTCCGAGCATAACATAGAGAAAGTTTTTCATATTGGAGTTGATGGAATAGGATATCAAGTGGCTGCAAAAATATGTGACATGAAGAAAGAAGAATATGATCTATGGTGGGCCCATCACCTGACAACATGTGAAAATGAGTCTTTGTTAGGTTATAGCCTTCATGGGCTTTTCATCGGGAGAAAAAAAACGAATTCGTGA
- a CDS encoding AAA family ATPase, with protein sequence MISRIHILGASGSGTTTLAKALAKELRYKHFDTDDYYWIPSEIPFTRPRPIEARQSLLKKDLKKHDSWILSGSLCGWGDIFIPHFELVIYLWIPQDIRISRLVKREKERYGSAIEPGGNRHELSSEFIKWAEKYDEADVEIRSKRLHEIWLSRLECPILRIEKDMTVKERVNIVMSII encoded by the coding sequence ATGATTAGCCGAATACATATTCTGGGAGCGTCAGGTTCGGGTACTACTACTCTGGCTAAAGCACTAGCAAAAGAGCTAAGGTATAAGCATTTTGATACGGATGATTATTATTGGATTCCATCAGAAATACCGTTTACCAGGCCCAGGCCTATTGAAGCGCGGCAGTCCCTTTTAAAGAAAGATCTGAAGAAACATGACAGCTGGATTTTATCAGGATCACTATGCGGATGGGGAGATATATTTATCCCGCATTTCGAGCTGGTTATTTACCTATGGATACCTCAAGATATTCGAATTAGCAGGCTGGTAAAAAGAGAAAAGGAGAGATACGGCTCAGCTATTGAACCTGGAGGAAACAGGCATGAGTTATCTAGTGAATTTATAAAGTGGGCTGAAAAGTATGATGAAGCCGATGTAGAAATAAGAAGCAAAAGACTTCACGAAATCTGGCTTTCCAGATTGGAGTGCCCGATACTAAGAATTGAGAAAGATATGACCGTAAAAGAACGTGTGAATATTGTCATGAGTATAATTTGA
- a CDS encoding transglutaminase family protein, whose amino-acid sequence MYTESDNLQNYLKKSEVIDFDNKLIVDKCLELQKGIDDEITLIKKVYEFVRDEIHHSGDIGEMSVTCKASEVLEAGHGICCAKAHLFAAMLRYFGVPAGFCYQKLSSSRDANVKFLHGLNAVYLKDPDKWIRLDARGNKPGRDAQFSRYEEKISKKVNKELGEEDSPVIFAEPNQTVIEILKTSKDMKELWDQWDLGLRDLFRT is encoded by the coding sequence ATGTACACTGAAAGCGATAATCTTCAGAATTACCTCAAAAAGAGTGAGGTTATAGACTTTGATAACAAGCTGATCGTTGATAAGTGCCTTGAGTTGCAGAAAGGCATAGATGATGAAATCACCTTAATTAAAAAAGTTTATGAATTTGTCCGGGATGAGATTCATCATTCAGGTGATATTGGAGAAATGAGCGTTACCTGTAAGGCATCAGAGGTTCTGGAAGCCGGCCACGGAATATGTTGTGCCAAAGCTCATCTGTTTGCAGCCATGTTAAGATATTTCGGGGTGCCTGCTGGGTTCTGTTATCAGAAACTTTCTTCAAGTCGTGATGCTAACGTAAAATTCTTGCACGGCTTAAATGCTGTATATTTAAAAGATCCGGATAAATGGATAAGATTAGATGCGAGAGGCAATAAGCCAGGCCGTGATGCTCAGTTTTCCAGATACGAGGAAAAGATTTCCAAGAAAGTAAATAAAGAACTCGGGGAAGAAGATAGTCCCGTGATCTTCGCAGAGCCCAATCAGACTGTTATTGAAATATTAAAGACAAGTAAAGATATGAAAGAATTATGGGACCAATGGGATCTTGGGCTGAGGGATTTATTTCGCACTTAA
- a CDS encoding GNAT family N-acetyltransferase, with product MKLEIQFDQLNKKYVNAAADLIISAYIEEKTAIPFLPYKDEHLYFLRKLIKNLFNNGTGIVAVRNEELIGFIAGFEVEELFGKCKGIYSPLYGHGGKKECRSMIYQELYMHVAEKWVKQAFFTHALTFFAHDRETIDLWFWQGFGLRCVDSICESKNIPGKNLSPENNSSPENNPSKIVIKKANELDVPALANIHRQHNMYYRNSPIFMPRINEDPVQDLTDWLKKANHHLWAAYQDEKPLGYIRIQPDAETFVSEHIDIMNITGAYVLESERKAGIGTMLLGAVQEWLLKNGYNLCGVDFESINITGSRFWNKHFIPYAYSMVRRIDERISIS from the coding sequence ATGAAACTTGAAATTCAATTCGATCAGTTAAATAAAAAATATGTGAATGCAGCAGCGGATTTAATTATATCTGCATATATAGAAGAAAAAACAGCGATTCCTTTTTTGCCATACAAAGATGAACACTTATATTTTCTCAGAAAGTTAATTAAGAACTTATTTAACAATGGAACAGGCATTGTTGCTGTCAGAAATGAGGAACTAATCGGGTTTATCGCCGGATTTGAAGTTGAAGAACTGTTCGGGAAATGTAAAGGAATTTATAGTCCTCTATATGGGCATGGCGGGAAAAAAGAATGTAGAAGCATGATTTATCAGGAGTTATATATGCATGTAGCTGAAAAATGGGTAAAACAAGCATTTTTTACCCACGCATTAACATTTTTTGCACATGACAGAGAAACTATTGATTTATGGTTTTGGCAGGGATTTGGCCTGCGCTGTGTAGACTCTATTTGTGAATCAAAAAACATTCCTGGAAAAAATCTTTCTCCTGAAAATAACTCTTCCCCTGAAAATAATCCCTCTAAAATTGTAATTAAAAAAGCCAATGAGCTTGATGTACCAGCTTTAGCAAATATTCATAGACAGCATAACATGTATTACAGAAACTCACCTATTTTCATGCCCAGAATAAATGAGGACCCGGTTCAAGATTTAACTGATTGGCTTAAAAAAGCTAACCATCATTTATGGGCAGCTTATCAAGATGAAAAACCTTTGGGGTATATAAGAATTCAACCAGATGCTGAAACTTTTGTTTCGGAACATATAGACATTATGAACATAACCGGTGCATACGTTCTGGAGAGTGAAAGAAAAGCAGGTATAGGAACTATGCTATTGGGAGCAGTACAGGAGTGGCTTTTAAAAAACGGATATAATCTTTGCGGAGTAGATTTCGAATCCATAAATATTACGGGAAGCAGGTTTTGGAATAAGCATTTTATTCCTTATGCATATAGCATGGTTAGACGGATTGATGAGAGAATTTCAATAAGTTAA
- a CDS encoding phosphoglycolate phosphatase, producing the protein MKFKAIVADIDGTITCEKRELHLGAMKKIRSLKIPVVLATGNTLCYARTASRLIGLEGAVIAENGGAVTVRFDLQGTFEESLEECEKAYSFLSEYFKLTKLDPLYRKTEIALRRDFDLEKARALLKTQSLDIEMVDTKYAIHLKSTKINKGVGLQKLAGMMGLEAEDFVAIGDSENDVEMFEASGFGIAVANGDEKIKEAANYVTDASFGDGTVEAIEFLESNGWI; encoded by the coding sequence ATGAAATTCAAAGCTATCGTTGCCGACATTGACGGTACAATCACCTGCGAGAAAAGGGAACTTCATCTGGGGGCCATGAAAAAGATTCGTTCTCTTAAAATTCCTGTCGTGCTTGCTACAGGAAATACTCTGTGTTATGCAAGGACAGCCTCAAGGCTTATCGGCCTGGAAGGAGCTGTAATCGCAGAAAACGGAGGGGCTGTTACTGTTCGCTTCGATTTGCAGGGCACTTTTGAAGAAAGCCTTGAGGAATGTGAGAAAGCCTATTCTTTTCTTTCCGAATATTTCAAGCTCACCAAACTTGACCCTTTATACCGAAAAACCGAGATTGCCCTCAGAAGGGACTTTGATCTCGAAAAAGCCAGAGCTCTTCTCAAAACCCAGAGTCTGGACATCGAAATGGTTGATACGAAATATGCCATCCATCTCAAGAGCACGAAAATTAACAAAGGGGTCGGCCTCCAGAAACTTGCAGGCATGATGGGGCTTGAAGCTGAAGATTTCGTAGCTATAGGAGATTCGGAAAACGACGTAGAGATGTTTGAAGCTTCAGGCTTTGGAATTGCTGTCGCAAACGGAGACGAAAAGATAAAAGAGGCTGCCAATTACGTGACAGATGCCTCATTTGGTGATGGAACCGTAGAAGCTATTGAATTTCTTGAATCTAATGGCTGGATTTAA
- the radA gene encoding DNA repair and recombination protein RadA translates to MSEIALEELPGVGPATAEKLKEAGFNTIEAVAVASPSELATTAEIGESTAAKIINAARQAADIGGFETGDIVLERRKMVGKLTTGCTEFDEMMGGGIETQAITELYGEFGSGKTQLAHQLAVNVQMDREHGGLNGSVIIIDTENTFRPERIAQMVKGLSEKYGMELDPEEFLQNIHVARAYNSNHQILLVESATDLANELRDMGKPVRLLIVDSLMAHFRAEYVGRGTLADRQQKLNKHMHGLLRFGDLFNACVVVTNQVMAKPDAFFGDPTRPVGGHVVGHTATFRLYLRKSKGDKRIIRLVDSPNLPEGEAVIAVTTAGLTDQ, encoded by the coding sequence ATGAGCGAAATAGCACTCGAAGAGCTGCCCGGAGTTGGCCCTGCAACCGCAGAAAAACTCAAAGAAGCTGGATTTAATACTATTGAAGCAGTGGCTGTTGCCTCTCCTTCTGAACTTGCAACTACAGCCGAAATCGGGGAATCAACGGCTGCAAAAATCATCAATGCCGCAAGGCAAGCTGCTGATATAGGAGGTTTTGAGACCGGCGACATCGTGCTTGAAAGGCGGAAAATGGTAGGCAAGCTGACGACCGGTTGTACCGAATTTGATGAAATGATGGGTGGGGGCATAGAAACCCAGGCAATTACCGAACTGTACGGAGAATTCGGCTCAGGAAAGACCCAACTGGCCCACCAGCTTGCAGTTAATGTCCAGATGGACAGGGAACATGGAGGGCTTAACGGTTCGGTTATCATTATAGACACTGAAAACACTTTCAGACCTGAAAGGATTGCCCAGATGGTAAAAGGGCTTTCCGAGAAATACGGCATGGAACTTGATCCAGAAGAGTTCCTCCAGAATATCCATGTCGCCAGAGCATACAATTCCAATCACCAGATCCTTCTTGTCGAATCTGCAACAGATCTTGCAAACGAGCTTCGGGATATGGGAAAGCCCGTTCGTCTGCTGATTGTTGACTCGCTTATGGCTCACTTCAGGGCTGAATATGTGGGAAGGGGAACCCTTGCTGACCGGCAGCAAAAACTCAACAAGCACATGCACGGCCTGCTCCGCTTCGGGGACTTATTCAATGCCTGCGTGGTTGTAACAAATCAGGTAATGGCAAAACCCGATGCTTTCTTCGGTGATCCCACAAGACCTGTCGGAGGCCACGTAGTCGGACACACAGCAACTTTCAGGCTATACCTGAGGAAATCCAAAGGAGACAAAAGAATTATACGTCTGGTGGACTCTCCCAACCTGCCAGAAGGAGAAGCTGTTATCGCAGTCACTACAGCCGGACTCACAGACCAGTGA
- a CDS encoding phosphopantetheine adenylyltransferase: protein MPKVAVGGTFQYFHDGHAKLIEKAFEIAKDGKVHIGLTSDEMLSKSHSVDNYEKRRTLLLQYIKEMGIPDDRYEITKLNDPYGPALEEDFDYIIVSPETYPVALKMNRIREEKGKKPLKIEYVEYVMAEDGSPISSTRIANGEIDRHGKLKKNIKHCNTKN from the coding sequence ATGCCAAAGGTCGCAGTCGGCGGTACGTTTCAGTATTTTCATGACGGTCACGCCAAACTGATTGAAAAAGCATTTGAAATAGCAAAGGATGGAAAAGTCCACATAGGACTTACCTCGGACGAGATGCTAAGCAAAAGTCACAGCGTCGATAATTATGAGAAAAGGAGAACCTTGCTGCTGCAGTACATAAAAGAAATGGGAATTCCGGATGACAGATATGAAATCACAAAGCTGAATGATCCTTACGGCCCTGCTCTCGAAGAGGACTTCGATTACATAATTGTCTCTCCTGAGACTTATCCGGTCGCTCTCAAGATGAACCGTATCAGGGAAGAAAAAGGAAAGAAGCCCCTTAAAATTGAATACGTTGAATATGTAATGGCTGAAGATGGAAGCCCGATCTCCTCGACAAGGATTGCAAACGGAGAGATTGACAGGCATGGTAAACTGAAAAAGAACATTAAGCATTGTAACACTAAGAACTGA